The genome window AAGAGTCTATTTCTAATTAAACAATTGCCGGagcttttcttgtttttgattCAGAAACAGCTCCAGATGAGTTAACTGGCAAGTAGGTCGAGCATTTTACATCATCCAGCCTTTGGCgacatctgaaaatagttgataaattgaatgaaattcgaattctaaGATATTTGTCGAAATCCTCACTTCTTTTAATCCTCTTTTTTATAATTCACATTGCGAACGTGCAACTTTGAAGAAGTGAGGGTGaagtttatttatttagtTACCTGATGATGTCATGGAATATTGTTCGAAATTTCTCCGAAAATCCGTAGTATATGAAGAAAGTGCTTGACGTATGGAAGATTATCAAAAAGATTGTGAACTCGGCGAACACTTCCCAGtagaaactctgaaatttataaattatttattcaatagTTCAGGAGTTTACAACTTACGGTTTGTGTAAGGAATCCTCCAAAAATACTTTCAGCAACTTTGAGAAACATTGAGAATAGATGGCAGAACGCGAAGAAAATGGTTACCACTAGCAGCATTACAGTTGTTTTCTGATCTTTTCGCTTCTGAACGGCCAAGCCTGTGATAACCTCGTCGCTTTCTTGAAGTGCTCTGATGACATGATAATTGGCGATAGTCATGATAAGGAACGGAAGGAAGTAATCGAAGATTACTGATAATATGATGAAGTAGAACATGAAGTACCACCAGTGTTTCTCTGTATCCAACATCCACATTTCAGATAGATACCCGTCTCTGCAAATCAAATTTGAGATTAATAATCGAGCGTCGTAATAAATTTTCTCCTTAATTGTCCAAAAAACGTATCAGGTTAACAAttgtaatgaaaattttgtaaaactacCCTGTGCGATTAGGTAGCACAGAGTTTAGCAACACAGAAATTAGGTGATAGACAGGCAGGtatgttttatgaaaaactttaaaatatttaaaacttaccCAATTTTATAATCGAAAAATCTTGGAAAATTAAACACTATGGAAAATAtgataatgaaaattccaGCTTTCATTGTATTCCTGTTTGTGCATAATActtttgcctgaaaatatacaaatttaaattcaagacttaaaatttagaatttaccTGAAGTGGTCTACATACAGCAATCCATCGTTCAATGGTTATAAGTACCATTAGATATAAACTACATGATTTTGTCATCATACATAATGGATAAACATATCGTGTACTGTAAGCAAAGAAGCTCATATGAAACGAATATTTTTGCCATTGGTCCTGCCTGAAATCTGATGTTTGATGTGAAAAACATTCCCGAGAGACTTTCAATAAACTCACCAGAGTGGCAGAAAAACAAGAACAAAAATGGGAGTTATCAGGATGAGCAGCAGAATGTCAATGAGTGagagaataagaagaagagtGCCAAcctgaaagaattttttgaattttctgtaaaactttgaaattagattactgtagattttctCATCGGCGCTGTTCGATAAACTAAAAATGATGCAAAGTTTCCAAGAAGTCCAATGAAAATTACAGGTAAATACATCCATGATTTTAGCTCGTAGAACTCGTACCGATTCATAATGTGTTCAAAAGTGTGAAGATTCTGTAAGAAAAGGAAGAAAGTTTGGGTGGGTGGAAAcggaaatgaaagaaaaaaccgaAGAAAAAACGGATAGCGCTTTAGAAAATGGGCAGCTGAGGGAGgggataatttattttattcatgGATCCACAAGAGGTGTGAGTTGtggaaaaaggagaagaagaaggtgaAACTTTTTGTACTTAGAAGACGACCAGGAGACCAATAGAAAATTGAGCAGAATAAGGATtcaatttggaacaaaaaatgacGATGCATTGAATATTCAAACGACTGCACAAAAGTTCagaatattttagaaatttgaaatacggtatttcaataaaataatgttttgaaattataatttcaattttctttatgGAATATGTACGGGGGTGACTTTTATAAGGAAATTGGGAATGGAGAATTGATTTTAATAATCtaataatttgaaactacGATAATTTGTTTATTCAATTCAATCATGACTCAGGTGGAAGTTTCGAATGATTTCACCattgaaactttattgaaCTTTAGGGTTTTATATATACTTTACTCACATTCACTCTACATAATTTAGTACCAACTGAGCACAATGCAAACTTCCATTCGAAAACGTTTATCAAGAAACGGCATTTGTTAAGATTCATCGTTAATTTATTTACAGGCAGTCCAGTGAAATAACCTTTCATAATAGTTCTagccataattttttcaatgtggTCTTAAAGTAACTATGTTATGCTTTTGTTCTACTCGAGTACCACTTAAGTGATGGGAGCTTAACAcagttgcaaaaattgtgagaaataCAGAAAAGAGTTCCCGGAAGGAGAATTTATTTAggttttttccgaaaaaattgtattttattgaagCTTAACCTAACTCTTGAAATTGGTACAATAAGTCGTGTAAAACTAGCTCGTGTTGGGATCAAGAATCGTGTCAAAGAATCACttcaaaaacactgaaaatttattcgaagaaaaaacatcGTAGAGTTTAATAGTTATATAGAAAATGCTTCTGGACAGCGGAATgtgtattgaaaaaagagaaataatgAGATCataatttgattgaaaagaTTTATATATCCTGAACGTATGCCGTTCAGGGCTTATACAAATCTGTTGACATCAAACTATTGAATAGAATCAGGCGTGGAAAATGTTGATTCTCATAGAACTCAATGAgataatttgaacttttgagctCTCCACTAAAAGACGcattgttttttctctcacGGATCTTAGTGTTAGTTTTGAcagttgaaatgtttgaaaaaagagagaaaaaagacaTGGAGGTTTCTGCTaaatacttatttttctttttttgtgtcgttttcattttcagctcgTAAAAAGATAACACATGTGGCAACGAggaagaaaattgatgaagaagaagGGGAATGCAGTACATGaatctttcaaaaagaaaaatttgaacattgacGTGTTTCCTGAAGTGAATGCGTTGGGGGAATTGTAGACGAGAAGAGCTGTCACATAAGGAAATATTGAGCAGGATTCCGAAAAGAGTtatcggaaaaatgggaagggtggatttaaaaattggtacGAAGTTTCTTGGAAATggagcaaaaaagaaaatgcttcaaaatacGAGGATTCTAGAAGGAAGGAAGATATAGTTgcacttcagaaaaaaaaagtacaggTGGAATTCAGATTACCGGAATCCTAACAATTTGATGAAAACGGATTAAATAAGAAACGTGAATGTTCTTCTGGTCCCGCTCATCCATCACCATATTGTTATTTGTTTATGTGGGAGAAGAGGTTTTTTGTGGGCGAGATGGAGTCAAAGTCGAGAAAAGATTAGATTTGTGCCCGGAAAAGGGTAAAACCAACACGTCGATCAGAAATCGgtaaaaacaaagaaacatGTCTATCCGACATAAACCACAGATACCAAGACGAACGGAAAACCccgaagaatttgaaatttagtggTCCGGTGGTAATTTGATAGTTTGAGTCTTTGAGTCTCATTTTGAACCGAGTCGAGAGATTATTCCTGGGGATTATTTAGTAATTAGAAACTGAGAATAAGAAGATTAATTGAACTCGAGTTATCAATTGAAATGTCTGTAACATTTGGAACACACCCAATTCTTAAAATAGTCATAAATCTAATTCTCAGATTCTTTGCAGAGGAAATCATATAATCTGAACATTCTAGAAGTCTGCCGATTAATATTAAAAGGTTAAGAGGATCTctataatttgatttttttttaagaattcaCTGTTGAACTCAAATTAAgaataagaaataaatttcagatcacaAGCAAGAATGAAA of Caenorhabditis elegans chromosome II contains these proteins:
- the frpr-16 gene encoding G-protein coupled receptors family 1 profile domain-containing protein (Confirmed by transcript evidence), which encodes MNRYEFYELKSWMYLPVIFIGLLGNFASFLVYRTAPMRKSTVGTLLLILSLIDILLLILITPIFVLVFLPLWQDQWQKYSFHMSFFAYSTRYVYPLCMMTKSCSLYLMVLITIERWIAVCRPLQAKVLCTNRNTMKAGIFIIIFSIVFNFPRFFDYKIGDGYLSEMWMLDTEKHWWYFMFYFIILSVIFDYFLPFLIMTIANYHVIRALQESDEVITGLAVQKRKDQKTTVMLLVVTIFFAFCHLFSMFLKVAESIFGGFLTQTSFYWEVFAEFTIFLIIFHTSSTFFIYYGFSEKFRTIFHDIIRCRQRLDDVKCSTYLPVNSSGAVSESKTRKAPAIV